The DNA window GCCGATTCCCTCGCTTTCTTCCTGCATAATTCGTGCCGCCTGCTTGAGCGCGTTGTCACCGGCCAAATGGCCTTTTGTGTCATTTAACTTTTTAAAATTATCGATATCGCCGAAAATGACGGATACATTTCCCCGGTTCAAGAGCATTTGGTTGAGCCGGTTCAGCATATAATGGCGGGTGAACAGTCCGGTGAGCCCATCGGTAATGGAAGAAGCGTAAACGGCTTGCAAAAGTTCAACAACCCGCTCGAATAAAATGAGAAAGAGCGTCATATAGTAGACGATCGGCAAAAAGTTTTCCATCAGGGAAAATACGGCTTGCTCTTTTTGCAAAATATACGTATTGACCATGTGGGAAACCTGGATGACGAGAAAAAGCGTCAGCCCAAACTGATACTTGATATATTGGCCGATCCGCGGCGATACCAAATAATAGCCAAGAAAGACGAGCAGCAATAAATAGAGGTCGATGCTAAAGTTATAAGTTTGCAG is part of the Bacilli bacterium genome and encodes:
- a CDS encoding GGDEF domain-containing protein, whose amino-acid sequence is LQTYNFSIDLYLLLLVFLGYYLVSPRIGQYIKYQFGLTLFLVIQVSHMVNTYILQKEQAVFSLMENFLPIVYYMTLFLILFERVVELLQAVYASSITDGLTGLFTRHYMLNRLNQMLLNRGNVSVIFGDIDNFKKLNDTKGHLAGDNALKQAARIMQEESEGIGIVGRYGGEELMVLVDDASLRVENLAERIRRRIAAETGVTISLGYSKSKKGCSASELIMQADQAMYMSKKSGKNRVTGYRQAAE